A section of the Saliniramus fredricksonii genome encodes:
- the rnc gene encoding ribonuclease III — protein MTRRSGRTDLSGLETRIGHQFADIALLEEALTHTSVARTADGRMVNYQRLEFLGDRVLGLMIADILFHRFPESKEGELSRRLSELVRRETCAQVAENWDVGPHIVFGPGVARTASRANRSILADICESVIGAVYVDGGFACARAVVQNGFSDALEGSARTRRDPKTALQEWIQGRGGEPPRYALVERSGPEHAPSFTIEVIGDGVTPVRGTGTSKRAAEQDAAEKALVSLGLRKEEARV, from the coding sequence ATGACGAGGCGCAGCGGCAGAACCGATCTCTCCGGGCTCGAAACCCGCATCGGCCACCAATTCGCCGACATCGCCCTGCTTGAAGAGGCGCTGACGCATACCAGCGTGGCCCGCACTGCAGATGGGCGGATGGTGAACTACCAGCGCCTGGAGTTCCTGGGCGACCGCGTCCTCGGTCTGATGATCGCCGATATCCTGTTCCACCGCTTCCCCGAGAGCAAGGAAGGTGAGCTTTCGCGCCGGCTCTCGGAACTCGTGCGCCGCGAGACCTGTGCACAGGTGGCAGAGAACTGGGATGTGGGGCCGCATATCGTCTTCGGACCCGGTGTGGCGCGCACGGCCAGCCGCGCCAACCGCTCGATCCTCGCCGATATCTGCGAATCGGTGATCGGAGCGGTCTATGTCGATGGAGGCTTCGCCTGCGCGCGGGCGGTGGTGCAAAACGGCTTCAGCGACGCTCTCGAGGGCTCGGCCCGCACACGCCGCGACCCGAAGACCGCGCTGCAGGAATGGATTCAGGGACGTGGCGGCGAACCGCCGCGTTATGCACTCGTGGAGCGCAGCGGGCCGGAACACGCCCCCAGCTTCACCATCGAGGTCATCGGCGACGGGGTGACCCCCGTGCGCGGCACCGGCACCAGCAAGCGCGCCGCCGAACAGGATGCGGCGGAGAAAGCTCTGGTTTCGCTCGGTCTGAGAAAGGAAGAGGCGCGTGTCTGA
- the era gene encoding GTPase Era: MSDTPTRAGFVALIGAPNAGKSTLLNQLVGSKVSIVSRKVQTTRALVRGIAMAGQAQIIFVDTPGIFKPRRRLDRAMVTSAWGGAADADVVCLLIDARRGIDAEAEAILEKLGEVRQPKILILNKIDLVARDSLLALAAAANEKAGFDHTFMISALRGDGVDDLNTTLAGLMPEGPWLYPEDQVSEAPLRVLAAEITREKIYDRLHQELPYDAHVVTESWENRKDGSVRIEQTVFVARESQRKIVLGKGGQTIRAIGQAARVEIAEAAECPVHLFLFVKVRENWADDPERYREMGLEFPKGAY, encoded by the coding sequence GTGTCTGACACCCCCACCCGCGCTGGTTTCGTCGCCCTGATCGGCGCGCCGAATGCCGGCAAGTCGACACTCCTGAACCAGCTTGTCGGCTCCAAGGTCTCGATCGTCTCGCGCAAGGTGCAGACCACCCGCGCACTGGTGCGCGGCATCGCCATGGCCGGGCAGGCGCAGATCATCTTCGTCGATACGCCGGGCATCTTCAAGCCGCGCCGGCGGCTCGACCGGGCGATGGTCACCTCCGCCTGGGGCGGTGCGGCGGATGCGGATGTGGTCTGCCTGCTGATCGATGCACGACGCGGCATCGACGCGGAGGCGGAGGCGATCCTGGAAAAGCTCGGTGAAGTCCGCCAGCCGAAGATCCTGATCCTCAATAAAATCGATCTGGTGGCCCGCGACAGCCTGCTGGCGCTTGCGGCCGCGGCCAACGAGAAAGCCGGTTTCGACCATACCTTCATGATCTCCGCCCTGCGCGGCGACGGCGTGGACGATCTCAACACCACACTCGCCGGCCTGATGCCGGAAGGGCCTTGGCTCTATCCCGAGGATCAGGTCTCGGAGGCCCCCCTGCGCGTGCTGGCCGCCGAGATCACCCGCGAGAAGATCTACGACCGGCTGCATCAGGAACTGCCCTATGACGCGCATGTCGTTACCGAGAGCTGGGAGAACCGCAAGGATGGCTCGGTACGCATCGAGCAGACCGTCTTCGTGGCCCGGGAAAGCCAGCGCAAGATCGTGCTCGGCAAGGGCGGACAGACCATCCGCGCCATCGGCCAGGCCGCCCGCGTCGAGATCGCCGAAGCGGCGGAATGCCCCGTCCATCTCTTCCTCTTCGTGAAAGTCCGCGAGAACTGGGCGGACGATCCCGAGCGCTACCGCGAAATGGGGCTCGAATTCCCCAAAGGGGCGTATTGA
- a CDS encoding glycosyltransferase family 4 protein yields MRKACFLIPGDLAAPTGGYAYARRILPLMDADGVDLRHVALPGGYPHPGEADLAATREALADCPDDAVLLIDGLALGAMPPDMVAPYGRRIAALVHHPLGLESGLDAARAEALIENEAAVLGHCRRIIATSRLTGETLAADFGVMPEMITIAEPGTDPAAPAEGSPAGAPLSLVAVGAVSPRKAYPLLVEALAACAAQNPWHLTIIGAHDRDPDEAARLRETIDRNGLGDHVTLAGAVDDVALAAHYHGADIFVSASLYEGYGMVLAEAMARGLPMVISTGGAAAQTAPDDAALKVPPGDGSALAGALSRIIDDEALCRRLAGASTRAGAALPRWHDTARIVANVLRDISA; encoded by the coding sequence ATGCGCAAAGCCTGTTTCCTGATCCCGGGCGATCTCGCCGCGCCCACCGGCGGCTATGCCTATGCCCGGCGCATCCTGCCGCTGATGGACGCGGATGGCGTGGATCTGCGCCACGTGGCGCTGCCCGGCGGTTATCCGCATCCGGGGGAGGCCGATCTCGCGGCCACGCGGGAGGCGCTTGCGGATTGCCCGGATGATGCCGTGCTGCTGATCGACGGGCTGGCGCTGGGCGCCATGCCGCCGGACATGGTCGCGCCTTATGGCAGGCGCATCGCCGCGCTGGTGCATCATCCGCTCGGCCTGGAAAGCGGGCTTGACGCGGCGCGTGCCGAGGCCCTGATCGAAAACGAAGCCGCCGTACTCGGCCATTGCAGGCGCATCATCGCCACGAGCCGGCTCACCGGCGAGACGCTGGCGGCGGATTTCGGCGTCATGCCGGAAATGATCACCATTGCCGAGCCGGGCACGGATCCCGCAGCGCCAGCCGAAGGCTCACCTGCCGGCGCGCCGCTCTCGCTCGTCGCCGTCGGTGCCGTCTCGCCGCGCAAGGCCTATCCGCTGCTCGTCGAAGCGCTCGCCGCCTGCGCGGCGCAGAACCCCTGGCATCTCACCATCATCGGCGCGCATGACCGCGATCCGGACGAGGCGGCAAGGTTGCGCGAGACCATCGACCGAAACGGACTCGGCGATCACGTCACGCTTGCCGGCGCGGTGGATGATGTGGCGCTCGCGGCACATTATCACGGCGCGGATATCTTCGTGTCCGCCTCGCTCTATGAAGGCTATGGCATGGTGCTGGCCGAGGCCATGGCGCGCGGCTTGCCGATGGTGATCTCCACCGGCGGCGCGGCGGCGCAGACGGCGCCGGACGATGCCGCGCTGAAAGTACCGCCCGGCGACGGGTCCGCCCTCGCGGGCGCCTTGTCGCGCATCATCGATGACGAAGCTCTGTGCCGCCGTCTCGCCGGCGCTTCAACCCGTGCCGGCGCCGCCCTGCCGCGCTGGCACGATACCGCGCGCATTGTCGCCAACGTTCTCAGGGATATCAGTGCATGA
- a CDS encoding MaoC family dehydratase translates to MALRRFFEDFTRGTTEIHGPLSVDQAAIIAFAREFDPQPFHLDGHAARESFVGELIASGWHSCALMMRLLADGILQDAASMGAPGIEAVRWLRPLRPGDAVRLRASVLEARRSEKRPGMGRIRFRFELVAADDTVLVDQTNWIMFGTRDAQAAAPIRYGKGPQAADPDGASPVSEGAGGDHPPADAAQTPPMPFCEDLVIGEEAALGSYVFTPDNIISFARKFDPQPFHLDEAAARESAFGGLCASGWHTAAAWMKCMVGHRERGREAALRAGLPVPELGPSPGFTDLVWRRPVYAGDVIRYHSRITDCRPSRSRPGWGLVFSHNTGINAAGETVFAFAGCVFWKARS, encoded by the coding sequence ATGGCGCTTCGCCGCTTCTTCGAGGATTTCACCCGCGGCACCACGGAGATCCACGGGCCCCTGAGCGTCGATCAGGCGGCGATCATCGCCTTCGCGCGGGAATTCGATCCCCAGCCCTTTCATCTGGATGGGCATGCGGCCCGCGAGAGTTTCGTCGGCGAACTGATCGCCTCCGGCTGGCACAGCTGTGCGCTGATGATGCGGCTTCTGGCCGACGGGATCCTGCAGGACGCCGCTTCGATGGGCGCGCCGGGCATCGAGGCGGTACGCTGGCTGCGCCCCCTGCGCCCCGGCGATGCCGTGCGGCTGCGCGCCAGCGTGCTGGAAGCCCGGCGTTCCGAAAAGCGTCCCGGCATGGGCCGCATCCGCTTTCGCTTCGAACTGGTCGCCGCCGATGATACCGTCCTCGTCGACCAGACCAACTGGATCATGTTCGGCACCCGCGATGCGCAAGCCGCCGCCCCCATCCGTTACGGCAAGGGGCCGCAGGCCGCCGATCCTGACGGCGCCTCTCCCGTGTCCGAGGGCGCCGGCGGCGATCACCCGCCTGCCGATGCGGCGCAGACGCCGCCGATGCCGTTCTGCGAGGATCTCGTGATCGGTGAAGAGGCCGCGCTCGGTTCCTACGTCTTCACCCCGGACAACATCATCTCCTTCGCCCGCAAATTCGACCCGCAGCCGTTTCACCTCGACGAGGCGGCCGCGCGCGAAAGCGCCTTCGGCGGGCTCTGCGCCTCGGGCTGGCATACGGCGGCGGCCTGGATGAAATGCATGGTCGGGCATCGCGAGCGCGGGCGTGAAGCCGCCTTGCGTGCCGGGTTGCCGGTGCCCGAACTCGGGCCCTCGCCGGGATTTACCGATCTCGTCTGGCGACGCCCGGTCTATGCCGGCGATGTGATCCGCTATCACAGCCGCATCACCGATTGCCGGCCCTCGCGTTCGCGTCCCGGCTGGGGTCTGGTTTTCTCGCACAATACCGGGATCAACGCGGCGGGCGAGACCGTTTTCGCCTTCGCTGGCTGCGTCTTCTGGAAGGCCCGCAGCTGA
- a CDS encoding 6-pyruvoyl trahydropterin synthase family protein: MFAVEVRDHVMIAHSFKGDLFGPAQKLHGATFVIDVAFFRKELGPEGVVVDIGRAHEALKATLGPLNYQNLDELPQFAGQNTTTEFLCKHIFDAMAQAATSGALGPGSEKIAKIRVLIGESHVARAWYEAELAG, encoded by the coding sequence ATGTTCGCCGTCGAAGTCCGCGACCACGTCATGATCGCCCACAGCTTCAAGGGAGACCTGTTCGGTCCCGCCCAGAAGCTGCACGGGGCAACCTTCGTCATCGATGTCGCCTTCTTTCGCAAGGAACTCGGGCCGGAAGGCGTCGTGGTCGATATCGGACGCGCGCATGAGGCGCTCAAGGCCACGCTCGGCCCGCTGAATTACCAGAATCTCGACGAGCTGCCGCAATTCGCGGGCCAGAACACCACCACCGAATTCCTCTGCAAGCACATTTTCGACGCGATGGCGCAGGCGGCGACGAGCGGCGCGCTCGGGCCGGGATCGGAGAAAATCGCGAAGATCCGCGTGCTGATCGGCGAATCGCATGTGGCGCGGGCCTGGTACGAAGCCGAGCTCGCCGGCTGA
- a CDS encoding FkbM family methyltransferase — MSDPDTLCPVRPPGTARAIGRSLHVYYGDRERAAEMDALYAGFVGSGDLVFDIGAHVGDRIASFRRLGAKVVALEPQPGAMRALRLIHGRDADVTLLRAAVGPQPGEITLHVNSANPTVSTASSEFLEAAAGAPGWEGQTWDHMITVPLVSLDSLIAQYGMPAFAKVDVEGFEAAVLAGLSQPLPALSFEFTTIQRGIVHDCLAQLARLGDYRFDFALGESQMLTGTWQDADSLAATIDALPAQANSGDVYARLRQ; from the coding sequence ATGTCTGACCCTGATACGTTGTGCCCTGTGCGCCCGCCGGGAACTGCCCGGGCCATCGGGCGATCGCTGCATGTCTATTACGGTGATCGGGAACGCGCGGCAGAGATGGATGCGCTCTATGCCGGGTTTGTCGGATCAGGCGACCTCGTCTTCGATATCGGTGCCCATGTGGGCGACCGGATCGCGAGTTTCCGCCGTCTCGGCGCGAAAGTGGTGGCGCTGGAGCCGCAGCCGGGCGCCATGCGGGCGCTTCGGCTGATCCATGGCCGCGATGCCGATGTGACGCTGCTGCGCGCCGCCGTCGGGCCGCAGCCGGGGGAGATCACCCTGCATGTCAACAGCGCCAATCCAACCGTGAGCACCGCCTCATCGGAATTTCTGGAGGCCGCCGCCGGTGCGCCGGGATGGGAGGGGCAAACCTGGGATCACATGATCACGGTCCCGCTGGTCAGCCTCGACAGCCTGATCGCGCAATACGGCATGCCCGCTTTCGCCAAAGTCGACGTGGAGGGGTTCGAGGCCGCGGTGCTCGCCGGGCTCAGCCAGCCGCTGCCAGCGCTCTCCTTCGAATTCACCACGATCCAGCGCGGCATCGTGCACGACTGCCTCGCCCAGCTCGCGCGGCTGGGCGATTACAGGTTCGATTTCGCACTCGGCGAGAGCCAGATGCTCACGGGGACCTGGCAGGATGCGGATTCCCTCGCAGCCACCATTGATGCGCTGCCAGCGCAAGCGAATTCGGGTGATGTTTATGCTCGGTTGCGCCAATAG
- a CDS encoding zinc-dependent alcohol dehydrogenase — translation MTGNPDASAALTAHALYYVAKRQAVLQETPLPSPAQSEARVKTLWSGISRGTERLVFEGNVPHDESERMRAPFQEGDFPFPVKYGYCAVGEVEDGPAEWRGRQVFCLHPHQTRFNAPLAMLAPLPEGLPARRAVLAANMETALNGIWDSGVGPGARVMVVGGGVVGLMLCAILSRMPGVETVLVDIDPQRAALAAHFGIGFSKPLDAPDEMDVVFHASGVPAGLSCALACAGTEARIVEMSWYGSQTVPAPLGLAFHSRRLSLISSQVGSVAPAYRARWSHARRLAKALEMLADDRLDALITGEIAFADLPQALPDLLAPGAAGLCTAIRY, via the coding sequence ATGACCGGCAATCCCGACGCGTCAGCGGCCCTGACGGCCCATGCCCTGTATTACGTCGCAAAGCGCCAGGCGGTTTTGCAGGAGACGCCGCTGCCATCGCCGGCGCAGAGCGAGGCGCGGGTGAAAACCCTGTGGAGCGGCATCAGCCGGGGGACCGAACGACTCGTCTTCGAGGGCAATGTGCCCCACGACGAAAGCGAGCGCATGCGCGCGCCCTTTCAGGAGGGGGATTTCCCCTTCCCCGTCAAATACGGCTATTGCGCCGTCGGCGAAGTCGAGGACGGTCCGGCGGAATGGCGCGGGCGCCAGGTTTTCTGCCTGCATCCGCATCAGACCCGCTTCAACGCGCCGCTCGCCATGCTCGCGCCCCTGCCCGAGGGCCTGCCGGCGCGCCGGGCGGTGCTCGCAGCCAATATGGAGACCGCGCTCAACGGTATCTGGGATTCCGGCGTCGGGCCGGGCGCACGCGTCATGGTGGTTGGCGGCGGAGTGGTCGGGCTGATGCTCTGTGCGATCCTCTCGCGCATGCCGGGCGTCGAGACGGTGCTCGTCGACATCGATCCGCAGCGCGCCGCGCTGGCTGCACATTTCGGCATCGGGTTCTCCAAGCCGCTGGATGCGCCGGACGAGATGGATGTCGTCTTTCACGCGTCTGGCGTGCCGGCGGGCCTGTCCTGCGCGCTCGCCTGTGCCGGCACCGAGGCACGGATCGTGGAGATGAGCTGGTACGGGTCGCAGACCGTGCCTGCCCCGCTCGGTCTTGCCTTTCATTCACGCAGGCTGTCGCTGATCTCGAGCCAGGTCGGTTCGGTCGCACCGGCTTATCGCGCCCGCTGGAGCCATGCCCGTCGCCTCGCCAAGGCGCTTGAAATGCTCGCTGATGACAGGCTCGATGCCCTGATCACGGGCGAGATCGCCTTCGCCGATCTGCCGCAGGCCCTGCCCGATCTGCTCGCACCGGGTGCCGCCGGCCTGTGCACCGCCATTCGCTACTGA
- a CDS encoding class I SAM-dependent methyltransferase, translating into MTGFSADWLSLRESADHAARNGALVDKLAEHLRSAGGARDSVEIIDLGCGTGSNLRAIAPALHQRQQNWRLVDHDAGLLVAAREHLAAWADEALRDGDALELVKGERRLHVSFIQGDLARDLDPVLDPPPDLVTAAALFDLCARDWIRFFANAVTRRRCAFYTALTYDGQEIWQPPHPADSAMLAAFHAHQVTDKGFGRSAGPEATQALSQSFESLDYTVETAGSPWRLTPDDAALIAALAEGQAQAVRQAGLVEQRQVEDWRAARTGSGVTCTIGHQDLLALPG; encoded by the coding sequence ATGACCGGTTTTTCCGCCGATTGGCTCAGCCTGCGCGAGAGCGCCGATCACGCGGCGCGCAACGGCGCTCTCGTGGACAAGCTCGCGGAGCATCTCCGCAGCGCGGGTGGCGCGCGCGACAGCGTCGAGATCATCGATCTCGGCTGCGGCACGGGCTCGAACCTGCGCGCCATCGCCCCGGCGCTGCATCAGCGCCAGCAGAACTGGCGTCTCGTCGATCACGACGCCGGGCTGCTCGTGGCCGCGCGCGAGCACCTCGCCGCCTGGGCCGACGAGGCCTTGCGTGACGGCGATGCGCTCGAACTGGTCAAGGGTGAGCGCAGGCTGCACGTCTCCTTCATCCAGGGCGATCTCGCCCGCGATCTCGACCCGGTGCTCGACCCGCCCCCCGATCTCGTCACGGCGGCGGCCCTGTTCGATCTGTGCGCACGCGACTGGATACGCTTCTTCGCCAATGCCGTGACCCGCCGGCGCTGCGCCTTCTACACGGCGCTCACCTATGATGGCCAGGAGATCTGGCAGCCGCCGCATCCGGCAGATTCCGCCATGCTCGCCGCGTTCCATGCCCATCAGGTCACGGATAAGGGTTTCGGCCGCTCCGCCGGCCCGGAGGCGACGCAGGCCCTGTCGCAATCCTTCGAAAGCCTTGATTACACGGTCGAGACCGCTGGCAGCCCATGGCGGCTCACGCCTGACGATGCGGCACTGATTGCGGCTCTGGCGGAAGGTCAGGCGCAGGCGGTGCGGCAGGCCGGACTGGTCGAGCAAAGACAGGTCGAGGACTGGCGCGCGGCCCGCACCGGATCGGGCGTGACCTGCACCATCGGTCATCAGGACCTGCTGGCGCTGCCAGGCTGA
- the rpoZ gene encoding DNA-directed RNA polymerase subunit omega: MARVTVEDCVDKVENRFELILLAGHRARMISSGAPLTVDRDRDKNPVVALREVADETISPEDLREQLIHSMQSYVEVDEPEAETVPMLNAPQAGEGAVDTAATAGGGDDSDVSFDRMSEEDLLRGLEGLQPPAKRDEDDQG, encoded by the coding sequence ATGGCTCGCGTGACTGTCGAAGATTGCGTCGACAAGGTCGAAAACCGTTTCGAACTGATCCTGCTGGCCGGGCACCGGGCCCGGATGATCTCCTCCGGCGCGCCGCTCACCGTGGACCGCGATCGCGACAAGAACCCGGTCGTCGCCCTGCGCGAAGTGGCCGACGAGACGATTTCGCCGGAAGACCTGCGTGAGCAGCTGATCCATTCGATGCAGAGCTATGTCGAGGTGGACGAACCGGAAGCCGAAACGGTGCCAATGCTCAACGCGCCGCAGGCGGGTGAAGGCGCGGTCGACACGGCCGCCACCGCCGGCGGTGGTGACGATTCGGACGTATCTTTCGATCGCATGAGCGAGGAAGACCTGTTGCGGGGTCTCGAAGGTCTGCAGCCCCCGGCCAAGCGCGATGAGGACGATCAGGGCTGA
- a CDS encoding RelA/SpoT family protein, with translation MMRQYELVERVKRYNPQADEALLNKAYIYAMQAHGSQKRASGDPFFAHPLEVAAILTDLRLDDATIIAAVLHDTIEDTEATLEEITRLFNPEIGALVDGLTKIKRLDLVSKRAAQGENFRKLLLAIAEDVRVLLVKLADRLHNMRTLGFMPEAKRPRIAEETLEIYAPLAGRMGMQELREELEELAFQHLRPEAWQTISKRLEDVSQKNERLVEEIERILGSLLAAKGLTAQVHGRRKRPYSIWKKMESKSVAFEQLSDIFGFRIIVDEIDDCYRALGVVHTTWPMVPGRYKDYVSTPKQNDYRSLHTTVVGPGKQRVELQIRTRQMDEIAEYGIAAHALYKEGADIARFVAESRAYQWLRRTIDLLAEGDNPEEFLEHTKLELFHDQVFCFTPKGRLIALPRGATPIDFAYAVHTDVGNTAVGCKINGRMAPLLTELANGDEVEIVRATTQTPPAAWESLVRTGKARAAIRRATRTAVRKQYAGLGSQILERAFERAGKAFSNEKIAAALPRLARGSIEDVMAAVGRGEMFSGDVVRAVYPDYTDERRSAASLRETADGEAPSEESFVKIQIPHGPEDEYAIPIRGLDGDLPIRFAPEGGAVPGDRIVGIITPGEGITIYPIQSGALAAFDNEPDRWVDVRWDVEAIATQRFPARIQLQSINEPGSLAQIAQAIADHDGNIDNLAMKRRTPDFTDIQINLSVWDLKHLNGIIAELRAKRIIAKVDRVTG, from the coding sequence ATGATGCGGCAATACGAGCTCGTCGAGCGGGTGAAGCGCTACAACCCGCAGGCCGACGAGGCTCTGCTCAACAAGGCCTATATCTACGCCATGCAGGCGCATGGCTCACAAAAGCGCGCCTCCGGCGACCCGTTCTTTGCCCATCCTCTCGAGGTCGCGGCGATCCTCACGGATCTGCGCCTCGACGATGCCACCATCATCGCCGCCGTGCTGCACGACACGATCGAGGATACCGAGGCCACGCTGGAAGAGATCACCCGGCTGTTCAATCCGGAAATCGGCGCCCTCGTCGACGGGCTCACCAAGATCAAGCGGCTCGACCTCGTTTCGAAGCGCGCAGCGCAGGGGGAGAACTTCCGCAAGCTGCTGCTCGCCATCGCCGAGGATGTGCGTGTGTTGCTCGTCAAGCTCGCCGACCGGCTGCACAACATGCGCACACTGGGCTTCATGCCCGAAGCGAAGCGCCCCCGCATTGCCGAGGAAACCCTCGAGATCTACGCGCCGCTCGCGGGCCGCATGGGCATGCAGGAATTGCGCGAGGAGCTGGAGGAGCTGGCTTTCCAGCACCTGCGCCCCGAAGCCTGGCAGACCATCAGCAAGCGCCTCGAAGACGTCTCGCAGAAAAACGAACGTCTCGTCGAAGAGATCGAACGCATTCTCGGTTCGCTGCTCGCCGCCAAGGGGCTCACGGCACAGGTGCACGGGCGCCGCAAGCGGCCCTATTCGATCTGGAAGAAGATGGAGAGCAAGTCCGTCGCCTTCGAGCAATTATCCGATATTTTCGGCTTCCGCATCATCGTCGACGAGATCGACGATTGCTACCGGGCGCTCGGCGTGGTGCACACCACCTGGCCGATGGTGCCGGGGCGCTACAAGGATTACGTCTCCACCCCCAAGCAGAACGACTATCGTTCGCTGCATACCACCGTGGTTGGCCCTGGCAAGCAGCGCGTCGAATTGCAGATTCGCACGCGCCAGATGGACGAGATCGCGGAATACGGCATCGCGGCGCATGCGCTCTACAAGGAAGGCGCGGATATCGCGCGTTTCGTGGCCGAAAGCCGCGCCTATCAATGGCTGCGCCGCACCATCGATCTTCTGGCCGAGGGCGATAATCCGGAAGAGTTTCTCGAGCATACCAAGCTCGAACTCTTCCACGATCAGGTTTTCTGCTTCACCCCCAAGGGCCGGCTGATCGCGCTGCCGCGCGGGGCCACGCCGATCGATTTCGCCTATGCCGTGCATACCGATGTCGGCAACACGGCGGTCGGCTGCAAGATCAACGGACGCATGGCACCGCTTCTGACCGAACTCGCCAATGGCGACGAGGTCGAGATCGTCCGCGCCACGACGCAGACGCCGCCGGCGGCATGGGAATCGCTGGTGAGGACGGGCAAGGCGCGCGCCGCCATCCGCCGCGCCACGCGCACCGCTGTCCGCAAGCAATATGCCGGGCTCGGCTCCCAGATCCTGGAGCGGGCCTTCGAGCGTGCCGGCAAGGCCTTTTCCAACGAGAAGATCGCCGCGGCCCTGCCGCGTCTCGCGCGAGGTTCGATCGAGGATGTGATGGCCGCCGTCGGACGCGGCGAGATGTTTTCCGGGGATGTGGTCCGGGCGGTCTATCCGGATTATACGGATGAGCGCCGCAGCGCTGCCTCCCTGCGTGAAACCGCCGACGGGGAGGCGCCATCCGAGGAGAGTTTCGTCAAGATCCAGATCCCGCATGGCCCGGAAGACGAATACGCCATCCCGATTCGCGGCCTCGACGGGGATCTCCCGATCCGCTTCGCCCCGGAGGGCGGGGCCGTGCCGGGAGACCGGATCGTCGGCATCATCACGCCGGGCGAGGGCATCACCATCTACCCGATCCAGTCCGGGGCGCTGGCAGCCTTCGACAACGAGCCCGATCGCTGGGTCGATGTGCGCTGGGACGTCGAGGCGATCGCGACGCAGCGCTTTCCCGCGCGGATTCAGCTGCAATCGATCAACGAGCCGGGATCACTCGCGCAGATTGCCCAGGCGATCGCCGATCACGACGGCAATATCGACAACCTCGCCATGAAGCGCCGCACCCCGGACTTCACCGATATCCAGATCAATCTCTCGGTCTGGGATCTCAAGCATCTCAACGGCATCATCGCCGAATTGCGTGCCAAACGCATCATCGCCAAGGTCGATCGGGTTACCGGGTAA
- the lepB gene encoding signal peptidase I — MSEKPKNKPAKDENSVYESVKVIIQALLIAVVIRTLLFQPFNIPSGSLIPTLLVGDYLFVSKYSYGYSRHSLPFSPPLFEGRIFSSEPERGDIAVFKLPTDNSTDYIKRVIGLPGDTVQMIDGRLHINGEMVAREPAGTYRARDAFGRTTEATRYRETLPNGVSYFIIERENDRGFWDNTELYEVPEGHFFMMGDNRDNSTDSRELRAVGYVPLENFVGRAEIIFFSLEEGASGWRVWEWPLTVRWDRLFTGIE; from the coding sequence GTGAGCGAAAAACCCAAAAACAAGCCGGCCAAGGACGAGAATTCCGTTTATGAATCCGTCAAGGTCATCATCCAGGCGCTTCTCATCGCGGTGGTGATCCGCACGCTGCTGTTCCAGCCCTTCAACATTCCGTCGGGATCGCTGATTCCGACCCTGCTCGTGGGCGACTATCTGTTCGTCTCGAAATATTCCTACGGCTATTCGCGCCATTCCCTGCCCTTCAGCCCGCCACTCTTCGAAGGCCGGATCTTCTCCTCCGAGCCCGAGCGCGGCGATATCGCCGTCTTCAAGCTGCCCACGGACAACAGCACCGATTACATCAAGCGCGTGATCGGTCTGCCCGGAGATACGGTGCAGATGATCGATGGCCGGCTGCATATCAACGGCGAGATGGTGGCGCGCGAGCCGGCGGGTACCTATCGCGCGCGCGATGCGTTCGGGCGCACCACCGAGGCGACGCGCTATCGCGAGACTTTGCCCAATGGGGTGTCGTATTTCATCATCGAGCGCGAAAACGATCGCGGCTTCTGGGACAATACCGAACTCTATGAAGTGCCCGAGGGCCATTTCTTCATGATGGGCGACAACCGCGACAATTCCACCGATTCGCGTGAATTGCGCGCGGTGGGCTATGTTCCGCTCGAGAATTTCGTGGGCCGCGCGGAGATCATCTTCTTCTCGCTGGAGGAGGGCGCTTCCGGCTGGCGGGTGTGGGAATGGCCTCTCACCGTGCGCTGGGACCGCCTGTTCACCGGGATCGAATGA